A window of the Microvirga terrae genome harbors these coding sequences:
- the grpE gene encoding nucleotide exchange factor GrpE yields the protein MNPNDTENQNAAPQAEPANDVAPEAASAADPIAVLEAEKADLKDKLLRLMADMENLRRRTEREIADARTYAVANFARDMLNVADNVRRAIESVPDEARSTAEGAFKGLIEGIDLTERDLLKTLERHGVKRLDPQGQKFDPNVHQAMFEIPNADVPNGTVLQVVQSGYVIGERVLRPALVGVSKGGPKAAANGNGSEAADNSSTAS from the coding sequence ATGAATCCGAACGACACGGAAAACCAGAACGCGGCCCCGCAGGCCGAACCCGCCAACGACGTGGCCCCCGAGGCTGCCTCCGCGGCCGATCCGATTGCCGTTCTCGAGGCCGAGAAGGCGGACCTGAAGGACAAGCTCCTGCGCCTGATGGCCGACATGGAGAACCTGCGCCGCCGCACCGAGCGCGAGATCGCGGATGCCCGCACCTATGCGGTGGCGAACTTCGCCCGCGACATGCTGAACGTCGCCGACAACGTGCGCCGCGCCATCGAGAGCGTGCCGGACGAGGCCCGCAGCACCGCCGAGGGCGCCTTCAAGGGCCTGATCGAGGGCATCGACCTCACCGAGCGCGATCTGCTCAAGACCCTCGAGCGCCACGGGGTGAAGAGGCTCGACCCGCAGGGGCAGAAATTCGACCCGAACGTGCATCAGGCCATGTTCGAGATCCCCAACGCGGACGTGCCGAACGGCACCGTCCTGCAGGTGGTCCAGTCCGGCTACGTCATCGGCGAGCGCGTCCTGCGCCCGGCCCTGGTGGGCGTCTCCAAGGGCGGCCCGAAGGCGGCCGCCAACGGCAACGGCTCGGAGGCCGCCGACAACTCCTCGACCGCTTCCTGA